GCGGAGCCGAGCTCCACGGCGTTCTCCTGGCCCTCCAGCTCCAGCCGCTGCAGCTCGCGCAGCACCGCACGCGCGCGTGCCGCGCCGGACGGCGCGTCTATGGCGGAGAGCTCGGGCACCGACGTCCGCGTGATGTAGAGCAGCTCGGCGGCGACCGGCTGGCCGTGGGTCGTACGGGAGCGGCGGACCGTGTGCACGGGCTGCTCGTGGCCCGTCTCCAGGGCTGCGGCGACAGCCGCGGGCGGCACCTCCAGGGTGCAGTCGACGGGCTGCCAGACATCTCCGGCCGCGCCCGGCCACTCGTGTTGCTCCGTGCCGACGGCCACACCCATGCGCGGCGGGGCGACGGTCGTACCGACTCCTCGGCGGCGCTGGAGCCTGCCTTCCAGTTCGAGCTGCTCCAGGGCCTGGCGGAGCGTGGCGCGGGCCACGCCGAAGCGGGCAGCGAGGTCGCGCTCGTTGGGCAGGATCTCACCCACCGTGAACTCGGAGTCCAGTGCCTCACTGAGCACGGTCTTTAGATGCCAGTACTTCGGTTCCGGCACCGATTCCAGCTGCGTGGTCCCCACCCTGTCCTCCGCAATCGCCGTGGTCCGGCGGCGTTTTAGCGCCCTTGTTTATTAAAGGTTGTTGCACTTCTCTGCGACCATAGGACGGCCCTCACCCTTGGTCAAGACCAATCAAACGGAGGCCTCGGAGGCGGCCGGGACGTCAGACGGAGGCCAGGGACCGCAGCTTGTCGGGGTTGCGGATGATGTAGATGGACTGGATGCGGCCCTCCAAGACGTCCAGCTGGAAGACGGAGTCCGGCTTCTCCCCCGACAGCACCAGCAGCGCGGGACCTCCGTTGAGCTCCAGGAAGCGGAAGGACAGGTCCGGGGCAGCGCCCTTCTGGGCGGCACCGTGGACGAAGCGGCCCACCTTGTCCGCCGTCTCCAGGACCCGCAGCGGCGCCTTGGACTTGCCACCACTGTCGCCGACCAGGCGGACGTCCGGGGCCAGCAGGGACATCAGCCCTTCGAGGTCTCCCCCGTCGGCGGCGGCGAGGAACCGCTCGGTGAGGTCGCGGCGCTGGACGGGGTCGACCTCGTAGCGGGGGCGGCGTTCCTCGACGTGCTTGCGGGCCCGCCCGGCGAGCTGGCGCACCGCCGGCTCACCGCGCTCCAGCATGGCGGCGATCTCGGCGTACGGGTAGCCGAAGGCCTCCCTGAGGACGAACACCGCGCGCTCCAGGGGCGACAGCGACTCCAGGACGACGAGGACGGCGAGCGAGACGGTGTCGGCGAGCACCGCCCGCTCCGCGGTGTCGGGCACGGTGTCCCCGAAGTCGGTGACGTACGGCTCCGGCAGCCACGGGCCGACGTACGTCTCGCCGCGCGCCTTGACCTGCCGCAGCCGGTCGATGGCCAGGCGGGTGGTGATGCGGACCAGATAGCCGCGCGGTTCACGCACCTCGCCCCGGTCGGCGGCCGACCAGCGCAGCCATGCCTCCTGCACCACGTCCTCCGCGTCGGCCACGCGTCCCAGCATGCGGTAGGCGACACCCAGGAGGACGGGTCGGTGCTGTTCGAAGACGTCGGTCGCGGTGTCGGTGGTCACGGCTCCATCCCAGCCGACGCAAACGATCGTGTCCAGGCGACAGGACGTCGTGTCCCGACGACAGAACCACCCGCCACCGCAAGAGGCCGCCCGAACCACACGCACTGCAAGGTGCTGCTCGAACCACGCGCCAACACAAGGGGCTACCCGCCGGTAGCAATTGCTGACAAGCTGTCTACGCCGCGGTCGTCCAGTCGTCCATGAGTCCGTCGAGGAGCAGCCCCATGTCCGCCACCGTCTCCTTCAAAGTGCCCTCCGCCCGGGGCGCCCAGCCGGTCACCGTCTCCTACACGCGCGCGGGCAGAGGTGAACCACTGCTCCTGCTGCACGGCATAGGTCACCACCGGCAGGCCTGGGATCCGATAGTGGACATCCTGGCGACCGAGCGCGACGTGATCGCCGTGGACCTCCCCGGGTTCGGCGTGTCCCCCGGCCTGCCGGAGGGCCTCGCCTACGACCTGCCGACGACCACCACGGTGTTCGGGGCCTTCTGCGAGGCGCTGGAGATCGACCGGCCACACGTGGCGGGCAACTCGCTCGGTGGTCTGCTCGCCCTGGAGCTCGGCCGCGAGAACCTGGTGCGGTCGGTGACGGCCCTGTCCCCGGCCGGATTCTGGACGCAGGCCGAGCGGCGCTACGCCTTCGGCGTGCTCATCGGGATGCGGCGCATGGCCGAGCGGATACCCC
The nucleotide sequence above comes from Streptomyces sp. NL15-2K. Encoded proteins:
- a CDS encoding alpha/beta fold hydrolase, whose translation is MSATVSFKVPSARGAQPVTVSYTRAGRGEPLLLLHGIGHHRQAWDPIVDILATERDVIAVDLPGFGVSPGLPEGLAYDLPTTTTVFGAFCEALEIDRPHVAGNSLGGLLALELGRENLVRSVTALSPAGFWTQAERRYAFGVLIGMRRMAERIPLPLVERMARTAAGRVALTSTIYARPTRRLPEAVVAETLALAKATGFAETLRAGTAVQFTDDVPGIPVTVAWGTRDRLLVRRQGVRAKQIIPRARLVRLPGCGHCPMNDDPALVSRVILDGSR
- a CDS encoding GntR family transcriptional regulator, which produces MGTTQLESVPEPKYWHLKTVLSEALDSEFTVGEILPNERDLAARFGVARATLRQALEQLELEGRLQRRRGVGTTVAPPRMGVAVGTEQHEWPGAAGDVWQPVDCTLEVPPAAVAAALETGHEQPVHTVRRSRTTHGQPVAAELLYITRTSVPELSAIDAPSGAARARAVLRELQRLELEGQENAVELGSARADDAKQLDRLPGAPVLVVTTRYFAEGRLAALSVATYRADTCRLTFGDSGGVEIHSGPESRAS
- a CDS encoding RNA polymerase sigma-70 factor — encoded protein: MTTDTATDVFEQHRPVLLGVAYRMLGRVADAEDVVQEAWLRWSAADRGEVREPRGYLVRITTRLAIDRLRQVKARGETYVGPWLPEPYVTDFGDTVPDTAERAVLADTVSLAVLVVLESLSPLERAVFVLREAFGYPYAEIAAMLERGEPAVRQLAGRARKHVEERRPRYEVDPVQRRDLTERFLAAADGGDLEGLMSLLAPDVRLVGDSGGKSKAPLRVLETADKVGRFVHGAAQKGAAPDLSFRFLELNGGPALLVLSGEKPDSVFQLDVLEGRIQSIYIIRNPDKLRSLASV